The genomic segment CAGTCCTTTTTCCATCCACCTGGCAGAATCCACAGATGAAATTGAATTCCTGGCAACCGGCAAAGGCCCGTGGGCAGACTTTCTGGGTGAAAGAAATATTGATTTTTCAGACTGGGGACTGCCTGCAAAAACTCCTGTTAAATATCTTGATTCAATTGGAATTTTAAATAAAAACACCCTGCTCGTGCATCTTATCCATTCCCGGAAACAGGATTTTGAAATCATAAAACAACGGGGTGCAAAGGTATGTATCTGTCCAAGAAGCAATTACAATCTTCATAAACAGCTTCCTGATCTTGAACAAATGCTCAAACATGGAATCAAACCCTGCCTGGGAACTGACAGCCTGGCAGGAACTGAATCCCTCAGCATGTTTGATGAAATGGCTTATACTGGAAAAAACTATCCCAATATCAACCCTGGAACAATAATTGAAATGGCAGCAGTGAACGGTGCAAAAGCTTTGGGTCTGTCTCAAAAATTCGGAACCCTTGAACCTGGAAAATCTGCGGTTTTTATCTATTTACCCCTGACTGCCCGAAAAAATTCAGATTTGCTGGAGAAGATAATATATGAATCATCAATTTAAACCTTGTTTAACAAAACCTGTACTCAGGCTGGGCCAGATAAGCTACATGAATGTAGCACCCATATACTATGGTTTTAACAATGGACATAAACCCGGGTGGATAAACATGATCTGCGCTCCGCCTTCGGTTCTTAATAAAATGCTGGCAAACGGGGAACTGGATGTCAGCCCTGTATCATCAGCAGCATATGCCCGAAATCATGATAAATGGCTGCTGCTTCCAGATATTTCAATCTCATGCAGCGGCCCTGTTATGAGTGTTATACTGGTCAGCAGATACCCTTTTGAAGAACTTTCAGGAAAAACCGTTATCCTGACCCGTGAATCAGCAACTGCAGCAGCCCTGTCCAGGTTCCTGTTTGCATCTCAAAATATAAAACCTTATATTAAAACAGGAAAAGTAAGATGTGCTGATGATCTTGATAAAGATGCTGATGCAGCCCTTGTTATTGGAGATGCAGCCTTAAAAGAAGAATGGACATCAAAATTTAATCATGTATGGGACCTGGGGGAAATGTGGAAGAATCATACAGGTCTGCCTTTTGTATTTGCATTGTGGGCAGTACGCAGGGATTTTGCCAATAAATATCCTGAACTTGTATTATCCATTGAAGATCAGTTTCAAAAATCAAGACTGCTTGGTAAAAAAAATATGTCCAGGATACTTAGCCAGGCATCTGAAAAGCTTGGGATTTCTGTTGATAAATGCAGGCAGTATTATAATCAGCTTCTCTATGATCTCAGCCCTGAAAAGATCAAGGGCGTAGAATCATATTTCAGGGGACTGTACCAGGAAAATATAATATCCAGACCTGTTAAACTCTCTTTTGTCAACCCTGATCCCCATGCTTTTATCAGGGAACATGCTGCATGATTCTGCTTGAAATCCATGATTATTTATGAACATACTAATAAAAAAAAAGTAAAAAACTAAAATCATACAGGAGGATATAATTATGCAGGAAATCGCACTGAAAGAAGAATATGATGATTTCCCTGACCCTGACATAAGCCACATAATTACGGAGGATGACACGCCAGTGGATAATATTTTTTCTGAAAAACAGCAGAGGCTGCTTGCAGAATCTCTGAATGGCTCCTGGGGCCCTGGCAGACCCTTTGTAGCTGCTGCCAATGTTGGTGTTTTTAATAAAATAAGCGAACCGGCTGTTGTGCCTGATATGTTCATGAGCCTGGATGTTCAACTGCCTGAAGACATATGGGAAAAAAGGCATCGCTCTTATTTTATCTGGGAATATGGAAAAGCCCCTGATGTTGTGGTTGAAGTAGTTTCAAATAAACAGGGCGGGGAAAGCAGTGAAAAGCTTCAAAAATATGCTGAAATGCGTGTATGGTATTATATAATTTACGATCCCCAGAAGTTTATCCAGAAAGAAGCTCTGCGTGTATATGAACTGTCAGCAAAAGGATATATTCCTAAAATTGATAATCATTTATCCCAGGTCGGACTCAGGGTAACATTATGGAAAGGTGTTTATGAAGGAAGAATGGATACCTGGCTCCGCTTTTGTGATAATGAAGGAAATCTTATTCCAACCGGATTTGAGCGGGCTGAATCAGAACGCAAAAAAGCAGAACAGGCCCAAAAAGAAGCTGAATCAGAGCGCAAAAAAGCAGACCAGGCCCAAAAAGAAGCTGAATCTGAACGCAAAAAAGCAGAAAATGCCCGGCAGGAGGCTGAATCTGAACGGCAGAAAGCAAAGCTGACAGAAGAACGTGAAAAAAAGCTGGCAGAAAAACTTCGTTCCCTGGGAATTGATATTAATAATATATAATACATAAAGCCTGCGGGTTTACCTCAGCGGGCTTTTAATAACGCCAGGCAGAATATGAAACAGGATGCTCTTGACAATCTTTATGAAAGCGGATTTTTTTCATATCTGGATATTCGTTTTGCCAGATTTATTTCAGGACTTGAGGGAAAAAACGCAGGGGACAGCCTCCTGGCAGCAGCCCTTGTAAGCAGGCATCAGCGCCAGGGGCATATCTGCTTTGATTTTTCAGTTCCGCAGCTGCCTGATATTGA from the Desulfonema limicola genome contains:
- a CDS encoding menaquinone biosynthetic enzyme MqnA/MqnD family protein, whose translation is MNHQFKPCLTKPVLRLGQISYMNVAPIYYGFNNGHKPGWINMICAPPSVLNKMLANGELDVSPVSSAAYARNHDKWLLLPDISISCSGPVMSVILVSRYPFEELSGKTVILTRESATAAALSRFLFASQNIKPYIKTGKVRCADDLDKDADAALVIGDAALKEEWTSKFNHVWDLGEMWKNHTGLPFVFALWAVRRDFANKYPELVLSIEDQFQKSRLLGKKNMSRILSQASEKLGISVDKCRQYYNQLLYDLSPEKIKGVESYFRGLYQENIISRPVKLSFVNPDPHAFIREHAA
- a CDS encoding Uma2 family endonuclease, with product MQEIALKEEYDDFPDPDISHIITEDDTPVDNIFSEKQQRLLAESLNGSWGPGRPFVAAANVGVFNKISEPAVVPDMFMSLDVQLPEDIWEKRHRSYFIWEYGKAPDVVVEVVSNKQGGESSEKLQKYAEMRVWYYIIYDPQKFIQKEALRVYELSAKGYIPKIDNHLSQVGLRVTLWKGVYEGRMDTWLRFCDNEGNLIPTGFERAESERKKAEQAQKEAESERKKADQAQKEAESERKKAENARQEAESERQKAKLTEEREKKLAEKLRSLGIDINNI